The genomic region CTGGGAGACTTTGCAAGCCGAATGAAGAAATGACGAGGACACTCTCCGGCCAGGGCAGGAGTGTGAGGATCAACATCCCGGTCACCACGCCTTCCAGGACTGTCACCGCCATACGCGAACTGCTGTTCGGGGACATGCCGAGCCAGTCCAAGAAGACTGGCGCGCATGGTACCGACGGCAGTGAGAAGCTGAGCATCAACAAGAGGAAGGTGCACCAGGCGGAGAAGATGATCAGAGGTGCTCTGGTTGAGCTGTACAAAGGACTGGGCTACCTCAAGACGTACCGGTATGCGTAGTTGGTTCTGCCTGCGACATGGCTTCTTGTACTTGAACGTACGTGGATGCATTACTGACAAGGAGGGCACGCTCGTTGCAGGAGCTTGAACATGATGGCCTTTGTGAAGATCCTCAAGAAATTTGACAAGGTTTCTGCTCCTATCTCTTGCTCTCCTTTGATGGTGCCCTATCTCATAAGAGCAACAATCCTGATGACAGAAGCTATATATTTTTCCGTGTTTCAGGTTACAGGAAAGGAAGTGCAGCAAATTTACCTCAAAGCAGTGGAGAGCTCCTACTACAACAGCTCTGACAAGGTATTTTGAAACAATATTGGAGCAATTCTGATTTCATTCAACCTCAGCTCCAAAACTCCTGACTGCGCGCGGTTTTCATCTTAACAGGCAGTCAGGCTAATGGACGATGTGGAGGAGCTGTTCTTGAGACATTTCACAGAAGGTGACAGACGGAAAGCAATGGTGTATCTGAAGCCAAATCAGCGGGAAGAGTCACACTGTACTACGTTTTTCATTGGTAATAACTTTTGACAAGGTTTCCATTCCTTCATCACCATAGGTTTTTCCGATCTTTAAACAGGCATGTAAATTTTCCAGGAGTATCCACTGGCGGCTTCATAGCATTGTTCATAGGTTACTGTATCATGGCACGCGTTGCTGGAATGTACACTCAGCAGTCAAACAAGGTGTACATGTCAACTTCTTATCCTGTTCTTAGGTGAGCTCTCAAAATGCCAAATCAGTTACCGCTGTGCAGTTCCTGAAAAAAGAAAAACCGTTATGCCATTGCTGACAATACATGATCCCAAACTGCAGCATGTTCAGCCTCTTCTTCCTGCATCTCTTCATCTATGGGTGTAACATCTTCATGTGGAGAAAGACACGCATAAACCACACATTCATATTTGAATTCACGCCTACTAAAGAGCTCAAGTACCGAGACGTGTTCTTGATATGCACTGCTTCCATGACAATTGTTGTTGGTGCAATGTTTGCGCACCTGGCAATAATTGTTAAAGGAAATTCATCAGGCGTTGTCCAAGCGATACCAGGGTCCTTACTTCTGGTATGCACTATTGAACTTAACTGATGTGTTCATAATTACATCTGAAATTTATGAGCTTATAAGGTGCTCCCTCTATCCAGGTGTTCTTGTTCATATTAGTCTGCCCTTTCAACATCGTCTACCAATCAAGCCGTTACCAATTCCTTAGAGTTATCAGAAACATCATTCTGACACCCTTTTATAAGGCAAGTTTCTTAAGCACAATTACTTAAGATATGTTCAGAACTTCCAATTAAATTTTAAAGGGAACAAGCTGGTAACTTTTTTGTATATGTGCAGGTTGTCATGGTTGATTTCTTTATGGCTGATCAGCTCTGCAGCCAGGTAATAATTTAATTAAATACTAAAGATTGGTCAAGTTCACTTAGGCAAACTTAGGACCTTTTTTAATACTGGCTAAAAGTCACAAGTAAAATTAGCTATAGCTAACAAATAGTTGGCTAACTATTAGCAGATTTGCTAAAAGTGGCTAATAGTTAGCTGatttgctaaaagtagctaatagctAAATTATTAGCTAGAATGTTTTGATGTCTACAGCTAATCTTAGCAGCTAAGTATTAGCTCTAGTATATTCAAACAATGCCTTAAGCTATTCCCTAAAGGCCATGATTGGCCAAATCCTCCTACCATAAATGCTTATCTGAGTTACAACTCGACAGGCTACTATATACTCGAGAATAAATGATTGTATCAGTATCAAatgactaagggggtgtttggttctcACCTTCTAAACTTTAGTGACTATAATTTAGTCATTTTTAGTCCCTAAAACACCAAACTAAGTGACTAAAATAGGTCCTTCAAACAGGATTTCtagggactaaaatttagtctctaAAGTTTAGGAGGATGACTAAAGTAACCAAACATCCTCTAAGAATGCAATGACTTCTGACAAACAGGTACCACTGCTCAGGAGCCTGGAGTATTTGGCATGTTACTACATAACAGGCAGCTACATGACACAAGACTATGGATACTGCACAAGAGTTAAAAACTTTAGAGACCTTGCTTATGCAGTATCCTTCCTGCCTTATTACTGGAGAGCCATGCAGGTATACAATCCCTCAGTGCCACTCACCACAAAATAACAATGTTATTTTGGACATTGACATGCTCTCCAAAAATTtatatgcaaataaataatttaaTTGTAGTGTAACAATAGAAGCCAATAACATATAATATTGTTACAGTACATTTGGAGATGAAAATTTAGgaacttatcaataatcaattttTCAAACTGTACTTATTTCAAAAAAAACTATTCTTTCCATCTGGAGGTAGTAAGATTGAATATGACGGCATCATAGTGTCCCTTCTTTTTTGTCTCTTCTAAAGGCTATTTCTAAGCTAGTGGTACCTTTATTTCCTGTTATCCTACAGTGCGCACGGAGATGGTTTGATGAAGGGGATATAAACCATATTGTCAACCTTGGGAAGTATGTGTCAGCCATGCTTGCTGCAGGAACAAAGGTGGCATATGAGAATAACAATAGTACTGGGTGGATGTCACTTGTTATCATTGTATCAAGTATTGCAACTATCTATCAACTGTACTGGGACTTTGTCAAGGACTGGGGTCTTCTACAGTTCAACTCCAAGAATGCCTGGCTTCGTAATGATTTGATACTTAAACAAAAATACATTTATTTCGTATCCATGGTGCgttttcaaatcattaagctcTACGTCAAGACTTCCAAAGCAAAAATAGATAGTTCACTTACAGAGACTCACATATTTTACAGGGCCTGAACCTTGTCTTGAGGCTTGCTTGGCTTCAGACTGTCATCCACCCTAATATTGGAAGCCTGGATTCTAGAGTAACTCTGTTCTTTTTAGCAGCACTTGAAGTGATACGACGAGGTCACTGGAACTTCTACAGGTAAACGTCTTTAGAAAATCAAGCAGTAAATGGGAACTTTTCGATTTGGTATAAACATGAAAGTCACACTAAAGAATAATAAACTTTTATGTCAGGCTGGAGAATGAACACCTAAACAATGCAGGCAAGTTCAGAGCGGTGAAGGTTGTTCCACTTCCTTTTCAAGAAGTGGAAGAGGAATAACAAAACAGGGCCACCACTGGAGCATGTTGTAGGTTTTAAGAATACAAACAGTTCGTATGTAACACACCAACTAATGCTAGAAAGCATGCACTACATTACCATAATAAGATTCATTTTTGTATGAGCAATAAAAACCATTCCACGCTGTTAGTATGGACAAGTTGTATGGAGCAATTGGCATTTACATAGAATGTATGTCAAGGGCTGAGTATCCCCGGACAGCAGGGCCTCGACTACGCAGTTCGTAGTCGCGAcccgtcttctccggcgaggttttACCCCTCAGCCGCAGGCTTTGTTGGTGAGTGGAGAGGAGAGATTAGAGAGAATAAACTTTGCTTGCTTTCTCCAGCCAGCTGGTTACACATATATATATGGCCGATCGGCCCTAACAAACTGGAGATAATTACTACTTAATCCTAGGGATAGCTATCTTATCTTTCCTAACAACCAGCCCCCTACATCTTCTCCTTAATTCTAGGCACTTGAAACAGATAGTAATCCTATCTATCTATAACAAACCAGCGCGCGCGCCTAACTGGCTGCGCGTATCGCGCGCTCTTCTGTCTAGTGCACGTCGCGGGCACGCTTGCACCTGGTGTAGGTGCGTCCGCACATGACATCTATCCCCCCCTCGAcgtccagctcgtcctcgagctgaaggtccgaaaaccaGGAGCGGAAGTCGTCGAGATCTTCCCATGTAGCTGACGAAGCCTGCTCGCCGCGCCAGTGCACAAGCACTTGGCGAACTCTACGCGCCAGGCGAGCTCGCTTGACCCAGAGGGGTTCTGGAACTAGGCGGAGTCTCGACAAACTTCTTGAGTACGCCAATATGGAACACATCATTGAGACGCGCGCCTGGTGCCGATTTTTTTATATTTTGGCCCTTCCTCGGAAAAAATACACGTTTGGAccttagaaaattttaatgtcatttttggaccctctgCTCGGCGCCATCGtcaatggcgccgaggtacgtgctgcgctggcacaaacggacgtcgtggcaccgacgtggcaccgagctcggcgccatagatcttggcgccgagctctattatgtatacaaaacttgtctagctcagttAGTAGAGCACAAGGCTTTTAATcttgtggtcgtgggttcaaGCCCCATGATGGGCATGTTTTAATActtttttttgtctttgtcactgattttttttgttgtccagatttttcatttatgtcgctgatttgtccgtctAGATTTATTTATTATCCAgattttttgtttttgtgactgatttgtttatccGTCCATATTTTTTTGTTTATCCAGCGAGCACAGCGGCTGTGTGCCACAGTGGCCGCAAGCGGTCAACTTTCCCCCTTGTTTGCTCAGCTAACCACAATAAAAATCAAATGAGACAAAATTTAAGTTTTTCAAGTGGACAAAATACTTTGTGAGCTTGTGTCTGTGTGTAGGGGTACAATCCCTCACTTTTATATTTAATTTACATACTACTAACTAAACAGTATATTTAATCCGCGAATTTAATTAACCTTTCCAttcagcgacataaacgaaatatctggacaacaaaaaaataaatcagtgacaaagacaaaaagtattaAGAAACCATGATGTGATCCATTGACAGCACCGTTGTGATTGCAAGCAACGCAAACGCAGGGGCAGGCGCAGGCCCCTCCCTCCTCCTCTTGCAGTAGCTGCAGCTCTGCATTATTGAAGCCGGCCGGCCGGCCTGGCCAGGGGGGACCTCGACGGCGAGAGGACGCATACATGCATGTCGTCCTAATCGATCGATCTCACAGTGAGTCGGGTATGTCGGCCCGGCCGGTATATGTAGTAGATGAAGTCATGAAGGTGTGATGCATGGTGCGTGCATGTGCATGCTCATCGTCAAGTACGTTTTTTTCGTTTATTAAGCTTAAGGAAACGTACTTGCATTGGTTAGCGGCCACAGGTTTAGCTATGGTGCATCGCAGTCACGGGCGCAATAATGCACGCAACCTTGAGGTTGTGAGTTCGAGTACATTAGATTATTGGAGTtttagagtccaaaatataaatatactTGCATTGGTTAGCGGCCACCGGTTTAGCTATGATAAATTTTAATTAATATTAAAAAGTATAATTTCGAATACATTAGATTATTGGAGTtttagagtccaaaatataaatatacttaataaacaaaaagattataattagagtccaaaatataaatatactAGGTATAAATAAACAGTGACTTGATGATTTTATAAAGTACTCCGTACTTCCATAGGGTGGGTTACTTATGTGCATGGTACTTGCGTCACGGAGTTTgaataaacaaaaacaaaaacaaaaaatatctagatgaataaataaatcagtcataaaaacaaaaaaaagctagatgaaaaataaatctggacggacaaatcagcaacataaacgaaaaatatggacaacaaaaaaacaaattagtgacaaagacaaaaaaaaatATTGAACATCCACCATGGGGCTTGAACCACAACCTCAAGGTTAAAAGCCTTGCACTCTACCGACTAAGCTAGACATGCTTTGTTGTTACACATCTGAGCTCGGcggcatagatcttggcgccgagctcggtaccacgtTGGCGCCACGTCATTCAGGTTGTGCCAGcgtagcacgtacctcggcgccatagcctatggcgccgagatgtgttacctcggcgccataggctatggcgccgagcagagggtctaaaaatgacattaaatttttttaaggtctaaacgtgaattttttttTGAGAAAGGgacaaaatacaaaaaattcggcgcCTGGTGGCAGTTCCAGGTGAACAACGACGTCGTTGATCAATTCAGTGACGCGGTAGGGCCCAACGAAGAGGGGCTTGAGCTTTCCCGTGGCCGAGCGTGGAAGGGAGATGGTCGCGCGCTGACGGAGATGCAAGAACGCCCAGTCGCCGACCTGGTACGACACTGGCTGATGTTGCCGGTCGTAGTGGCGCTTCTGCACCGCCTGCGCTTGTTCTAGGTAATAGCGAACGTCGTCGAGGAAGGCATCGCGATCTTCCATTTCCCTGGCCACCGCTGCTACCCGAGTCTCACCAGGCTCGTAGGAACGGATGGAGGGCAGATCGCAACCGTAGACCACCCAAAACAGTGTCTCGTATAATGATGATTGGTAGGCCGTATTGTAGACGTACTCAGCCCACGGTAGCCAGCGAAGCCACTATCGAGGACAATCGCCTGTGAAGCAGCGTAGGTACATGACGATGACGCGGTTAGCAGCTTCCGTCTGGCCATCCGTCTAGGAATGGAAGGCGGAGGACATGTGCAGCTTTGTGCCCCGAGATATCGGGGCGGCGTACTGCTCGCGCAGCTCGAATTGCCTGGCCAGGCTCATGGCGGCTACCAGGGACTGTGGGTTCTAGATGCGGACGTCAATGCTGAGAGGTGGCTGAAGGCCTCCGGTGAAGAGTTGGACCCGCTGTGACTCCTCGAGTGGTCCGGCGTGAGGTAGGAGTGCCTGGAACCGATCTTGATATTTGGTGATCGTGCCAGTGCGCCGACATGCGGCCAGCGGCGCAGAACGCAGCGGCGGCCCATACCGCAGGTTCAGCAGCTCCTTGAATCGACACCACGACGGGGTACCTTCGTCCGACTGGATTTGGATGTACCACGTCTGCGCGCCATCTTCCAAGTTGTGGGATGCCATCCAGACCTTCTCCTCCTCCATGATTCGCTGGTGGTGGAAGTACGATTCACAGCGGTTGATGAAGATCAATAGATCGAACATACCGTTGTAGCTGGGGAAATCCAATTTCTAGAACCGCGGGGGACGATCATTGTGGTGTTGGCCGTCGATGCCCCCGTTGGTAGTCGACGAAGAAGATGACTTCTCCTTCTGCAACGTGACCATGGTCATCTGCAGGTTCGTCACCGTGTTGGACAGGTCCTCGATCATCTTGGCCACATCAGCAGTAGTTGGTGCCGACATGGCTGAAGGAACTGAAGTGGCGTCGACTGGTGGTGGTGATGTTGGTGGGCGGGGTACGGGTGCAGCAGTTGCGGTGCGTTGGAGAGGGTGTCGGTTCAGGGGCACAGCGGTGGTGGTGGGTTGTGTAGATGGCGCGGAGGAAGACGAGGAACGTCTGGAACCGaataccaggttgtcaagggcTGAGTATCCCCGGACAGCAGGGCCTCGACTACGCAGTTCGTAGTCGCGACCCGTCTTCTCTGGCGAGGTTTTGCCCCTTAGCCGCAGGCTTTGTTGGTGAGTGCAGAGGAGAGATTAGAGAGAATAAACTTTGCTTGCTTTCTCCAGCCGGCTAGTTACACATATATATATGGCCGATCGGCCCTAACAAACTGGAGATAATTACTCCTTAATTCTAGGGATAGCTATCTTATCTTTCCTAACAACCAGCACCCTACATCTTCTCCTTAATTCTAGGAACTTGAAACAGATAGTAATCCTATCTATCTATAACAAACCAGCGCGTGCGCCTAACTGCCCGCGCGTATCGCGCGCTCTTCTACCCGGCGCACGTCGCGGGCGCGCCTGCGCCTGGTGTAGGTGCGTCCGCACATGACAATGTAGAGTACCTATAAGTTTCCCAGCATTATTAGGAACTTCAAGCAATATAAAGCAGCAGCTCAGCTCTACAGTTGTTCATTTGCTCCTCATCAATTTGTGTTGTGTCCATCATGTATAAATTACCTCTAATGAGGTTTTGTGATCATTTTGCGAAACATGAAATTCCTTTATAAGCCACTTAGAAGGTACAATAGGCACTAGTAGATAGCAAATGTCACCGAATTCTTTTGATCTCCACAATGAACTTCACAACATGGAATTTAAGAATTGCAAGGATATACAGAATCCTGGTAAAGGGTCATATTGGCATTACAGAATGACCTCAATTTCAGCACTCTCACTCATTTATGCCATGTCTCTACCATGTCATTTGACGTGCAAAACAGTATGCACGAATATCTGGTCCCAAACATAGAAAATTATAGTTAATTTAGGAATCACAAAGCATACTGATAAAGAGTTGGACTGTCATACTAAGCTCCCACAGCAGGTGAACATAAAAAACTTAAACCGAGATATCTCTGTATTTCCATCATCACTGTAAACTTTGGCTGACAATAGAGAAAATACCAATATACTTTCTAACTGCAGCACCCTCTGTACAGCTTACAACATTGGCAGCATCGTAAAGCATCACAAATTTAAAGAAAGATAATCACTGAAAGGTTGCAACTGTGTCCCACACCATAGAAAAGATAAAAATCTGCCCTATGCACCATATCATATATGTTCTTCGGTGATGATCTGACATGGGTCAGTTCTATTCGATGCTTGACACTGAGACCATGGTTTGCTTGCATCCATGGACATCTTTTGTTCCGCTTGTCGATGTTTTATGATTGAGACCACTACACTTCACTGCAACCATGGAGAGTAACACACCCCTAGTGTTTTGAAATAGAAGCATTATCAACTAACATTACGTCACTCCAATTTGTAATGCATCGAATATATTCTCTGATAATTCTTGTGCATCAATCCAACTCCTTCCAGTATCCTTTCTTGCACGCTGGGTGTCGAATACAGTGCGATTCCAGTATTTCTCATCCCACATGTCAACTGAAGCATGAATGCTTGATAATATAATGTATGCAGAATAATCATGTGGTGTAATTTCCAGAATCTTCTTAGCTGCTATTCTTCCTAACCCCAAATTTCCGTGAACCTTACATGAAGCTAGCAAAGCTTCCCACAATATTTGATCTGGTTCATAAGGCATTGCATCAATGAAGTCCATTGCATCACAAAATCTTCCAGCACGAGCAAGTAGATCAACCATGCAGGTATAATGAACCATCTTGGGTTCCAAGTTGTATTTTTCCTTCATTTCATTGAAGTACTCACAGCCTTCTTTTACAAGGCCCATTCTGCTGCAAGATGATAGCAGGCCAACAAAAGTGTAAGCATCTGGGCAGATCCCCTCTTCTTGCATCAGATCAAAAAGCTGAATGGCTGCCACCTCACTGCCATGCTGTGAAAAACTTGTGAGTAATGCATTCCATGTGACGATGTCTCTATTACTCATTGAGTTAAATATCTTCAATGCAACCTGAACACTTCCACAATTAGCATACAAGGTTACGAGTGCATTCTGTACAGAATTATCATCATCAATACCTAGCTTCAGAGTCCTCGAATGGATTTGCAACCCAACAGCAAGATTTGAGATGCTAGAACTGGCTCGTAGCACACTAGTGATGCAAAATACTGGAGATCCCAACCCTTTCCGGAGCATTTTCCTAAAGAATAAGAGTACCTCTTCATCAAGACCATTCTGAGTGTAGCAAGTTAACAATGCCGTCCATGATATGATGTCATTTTCCTCCATTAGATAAAATACAGTTTCAGCACTATTGATATCACCACATCTGCCATAAACAGTGATGGTGGCATTCAATAGTAAGGTATCCAACTTGAAGAAGGTTTTTAAAGCATAACAATGTACCTGCCGAACCATTCTCAGTTGTCCAAAGGATGAACAAACCTGCAGCATACCAGTCATAGCTGACTGGTCAATTGCCATATTTTTCATGATCATCTCCTTGAAAACACCAATTGCCTCTGCATTGTATCCAGTACGTGCATAAGCGCCAAGCAGGGCAGTCCTCGAAAGCGCATCATGCCTTATACGACAAGCCAACCTAGGTATCTCATCAACTCCACCACACCTGCCATACATCGTCATCAAGGCAGTCCCCAAAGCAGTGTCAACCTCCGTTCCCATCTTCAGCAAGCAGCCATGAAGTTGCATTCCAACGGATAGCAAATCGGGCGTATCAAACACCTTCAGGATGCAAGAATACGTCGCATTGGTAGGCCAAACCTTTAATGCCAGCATTTTCTTGAACAGCAGAAGTGATGTGTCATAGTAACCTGACGAACCTTGGTTGACCAGACAGGCAATCATGCTCGTCCAGCTTAGGACGCTCCGCTGTGGTGCGAGCGTGAAGGCCCGCCACGATGAGTCCACCCAACCGCATTTGGCATACATGTCCACCAACGCCGCCGCGACGCTATCATCCTCGTCGACGCCGAACTTGGCCACGCAAGCGTGCACCTGCATGCCAGCGTCGACATCTCTGGCACGGGAGCACCCGGCGACCAAGGCCCCTAGCGTGAACGAGTCCGGGCGGTCCCAGCTTCCGTGCCCCGCGCCGTGAAGCATGTGGGAGAACAACGCGAACGCTTCCGCGAGGACGCCATGGTGGGCGGAGCCGGATATGACGACGGACCAGGACACCAGGTTGCGGCGGGGCATTTCATCGAACAGCCTGCGGGCGTCCGCGGGGACCTGGCGCCTCAGGTAGGCATATAGAAGATTGTTGCAAAGAAAGGTGGAGACAATGCAGCCAAGCTTGATGGCCACGCCGTGTACGGAGTGAGGATTGCCGCCGCTGCGAAGGAGGGCGGCGAGGGGGTCGCCCATTGCTAACTGGCATCGACCGCACGCGCGGGCGCGGCTGAGGGCTACCTGTTTTCTATTTGGGAAAATTATTCCTCTAGCATTGAAAGTTCGTCATATTCGGAAAATACCATCAAAATTTCGCCGTTACAGAAAATAACACCAAAAAGGTCCTTCCGTTCCATACTGCAACACTACGTTCGTTTCTTACGCCGTTACAGGAAATAACACCAAAAAGCTCTCATTTCCAGTGGACTGCCCTCGATTCCTCTCCAGACCGTGACCGAGTACTGCAGTACTGCTGTCTAGGCTCCCAGTTCCTCTCCGTCTCTCTCCTGCTGTCCCAGGCGCGGCGACGGCTCCCGCCAGGCTCTGCTGTCCCAGGCGCGGCGGCGGCTCCCGCCAGGCCCTGCTGTCCCAGGCGCGGCGGAGGCTCCCAGGCGCGGCGACGGCTCCCAGGCGCGAAGACGGCTCCACGCCCGGCCGTGCTGCCTAGGCGCGGCGGCGACTCCCGCCTGCCCTGCTGCTGTGGAGCAGCGACGGCTCCTCCCTGCTGCCAAAGAACGGCAACGGCTCCACTGGCTGCCCTACCCGAATGGATCGATCCGAGATTCCAGTAGGGTaagacttcaaccccaactcagaAGTAGTGGTGAGGCTGGGAAAAGAGGCCCTTACCAGGATAAAACTTGTTTAACTTTCTGTACGGCTACTCTTTCCAGGATCGATTTGCACAATGCTTGTAAAGTAGAGATTGATGTCACTTCATTTCAAACGGTAGAGGATGGACGATGTGTGTACCGTAAGGGTAGGGTCTTGAATTGGTGGGTTGACTCTGAGGAGTATTCCATCATTGATATGGAGAAAGATGTCGTCGAACACTATAGCTGGACAACCAATCAAGAAGCGTTGTTTTGGTACAATGGATCCAACGGTCAATTACGTCGTCTTGCTACTGACGAAGAGCTCTTGACCTTGTTACGATCATCAAAGGTTGTGAAGTTTATCATGGTTGTCAGTAATAAGCAGTTGGGTGCTGAAAATGATGTGGGTGAGCTCCAGAATGACAATGGAAGGGACAGAGAGCTGCAGATTATTGTTAGGGAAAACAAGCTTCCAATTGAAGTGATGGCTGAAAATAATGGTTTATTGTGGGCTGAGGAACCAGAACATGGCCTCACAACAGCTGGTCCTAAAAGAGCAGAGGAGGAAGAGGTGGAGCACTATATGGATCTTGGTTTTGATGCAGAAGGAGATGATCCAACTGGAGCTGACGAAGAATGGAGGTATTTCAAGAATGCAGATTTCGATCATCCAACTGACGCAAGAGCTGCAGATTTGGATCATCCAATTGAGGCAAGACTTGTAGATCTTGATGCTGTACCAAATGATGAAGCTGCAATGATTGGTGATGCAATTGCGGCACAAACTACATATGATCGGGAGAATCCAAAAATAGTAGTGGGATCGACATTTGTTGAT from Zea mays cultivar B73 chromosome 6, Zm-B73-REFERENCE-NAM-5.0, whole genome shotgun sequence harbors:
- the LOC103630022 gene encoding phosphate transporter PHO1-3 isoform X1, with product MVKFSKRFEGQLVPEWKDAFVDYWQLKKDVKKLQAAAGEAAVAAPARAPAHWAMRLPFFHPLGQPPAAIQVHRKLATDRSVDGAVAGEVYDTAVADGAGFADAEAAKAFFQRLDQQLNKVNRFYEREEREFLERGESLRRQLQILLELKAAVTQQQQARRGGSAADTDDPSVSWSIQLVTGGQSLRVIAEKEEECEEKLNGGDATAKISSGEGPVSQGLSESGRLCKPNEEMTRTLSGQGRSVRINIPVTTPSRTVTAIRELLFGDMPSQSKKTGAHGTDGSEKLSINKRKVHQAEKMIRGALVELYKGLGYLKTYRSLNMMAFVKILKKFDKVTGKEVQQIYLKAVESSYYNSSDKAVRLMDDVEELFLRHFTEGDRRKAMVYLKPNQREESHCTTFFIGVSTGGFIALFIGYCIMARVAGMYTQQSNKVYMSTSYPVLSMFSLFFLHLFIYGCNIFMWRKTRINHTFIFEFTPTKELKYRDVFLICTASMTIVVGAMFAHLAIIVKGNSSGVVQAIPGSLLLVFLFILVCPFNIVYQSSRYQFLRVIRNIILTPFYKVVMVDFFMADQLCSQVPLLRSLEYLACYYITGSYMTQDYGYCTRVKNFRDLAYAVSFLPYYWRAMQCARRWFDEGDINHIVNLGKYVSAMLAAGTKVAYENNNSTGWMSLVIIVSSIATIYQLYWDFVKDWGLLQFNSKNAWLRNDLILKQKYIYFVSMGLNLVLRLAWLQTVIHPNIGSLDSRVTLFFLAALEVIRRGHWNFYRLENEHLNNAGKFRAVKVVPLPFQEVEEE
- the LOC103630022 gene encoding phosphate transporter PHO1-3 isoform X2 is translated as MVKFSKRFEGQLVPEWKDAFVDYWQLKKDVKKLQAAAGEAAVAAPARAPAHWAMRLPFFHPLGQPPAAIQVHRKLATDRSVDGAVAGEVYDTAVADGAGFADAEAAKAFFQRLDQQLNKVNRFYEREEREFLERGESLRRQLQILLELKAAVTQQQQARRGGSAADTDDPSVSWSIQLGGQSLRVIAEKEEECEEKLNGGDATAKISSGEGPVSQGLSESGRLCKPNEEMTRTLSGQGRSVRINIPVTTPSRTVTAIRELLFGDMPSQSKKTGAHGTDGSEKLSINKRKVHQAEKMIRGALVELYKGLGYLKTYRSLNMMAFVKILKKFDKVTGKEVQQIYLKAVESSYYNSSDKAVRLMDDVEELFLRHFTEGDRRKAMVYLKPNQREESHCTTFFIGVSTGGFIALFIGYCIMARVAGMYTQQSNKVYMSTSYPVLSMFSLFFLHLFIYGCNIFMWRKTRINHTFIFEFTPTKELKYRDVFLICTASMTIVVGAMFAHLAIIVKGNSSGVVQAIPGSLLLVFLFILVCPFNIVYQSSRYQFLRVIRNIILTPFYKVVMVDFFMADQLCSQVPLLRSLEYLACYYITGSYMTQDYGYCTRVKNFRDLAYAVSFLPYYWRAMQCARRWFDEGDINHIVNLGKYVSAMLAAGTKVAYENNNSTGWMSLVIIVSSIATIYQLYWDFVKDWGLLQFNSKNAWLRNDLILKQKYIYFVSMGLNLVLRLAWLQTVIHPNIGSLDSRVTLFFLAALEVIRRGHWNFYRLENEHLNNAGKFRAVKVVPLPFQEVEEE
- the LOC109940209 gene encoding pentatricopeptide repeat-containing protein At3g62890-like; translation: MGDPLAALLRSGGNPHSVHGVAIKLGCIVSTFLCNNLLYAYLRRQVPADARRLFDEMPRRNLVSWSVVISGSAHHGVLAEAFALFSHMLHGAGHGSWDRPDSFTLGALVAGCSRARDVDAGMQVHACVAKFGVDEDDSVAAALVDMYAKCGWVDSSWRAFTLAPQRSVLSWTSMIACLVNQGV